The Amyelois transitella isolate CPQ chromosome Z, ilAmyTran1.1, whole genome shotgun sequence genome contains a region encoding:
- the LOC106133740 gene encoding probable H/ACA ribonucleoprotein complex subunit 1, which produces MRAFVVLACVALAYGRPEPPVGYSYSAPSTRYSAPSSSYGAPSAGGHRIVVGGHSGGLSFGGGHSSGIISGGHSSGGLSLGAASLGGGHSGGLSFGGGDSGFGGGYAGGYSGAPLVQKHIYVHVPPPEPVEQRAPRIPAVAPPQKHYKIIFIKAPTPPTPVAPIIPVQPQNEEKTLVYVLVKKPEEQPDIVIPTPAPTQPSKPEVYFIKYQTQKESGGAIGGGAIGGGSIGGGDLGGIALGAGSAVGGGAGGHGGDDIGADFGASGGDSGSEGAHGGATSTQYGPPGHVAGPLH; this is translated from the coding sequence GTACTCGCCTGCGTGGCGCTGGCCTATGGCCGCCCCGAGCCTCCAGTTGGATACAGCTATTCCGCTCCAAGCACCAGATACTCTGCTCCCTCTAGCAGCTATGGAGCTCCATCAGCCGGTGGCCATAGAATCGTTGTCGGAGGACATTCCGGAGGATTATCATTCGGCGGCGGACATTCGAGTGGTATCATTAGCGGCGGACATTCCTCTGGTGGACTCTCTCTCGGAGCTGCTAGCCTCGGAGGCGGTCACTCTGGCGGCCTGAGCTTCGGCGGCGGAGACTCTGGATTTGGTGGTGGCTACGCCGGTGGATATTCCGGCGCTCCTCTTGTCCAGAAGCACATCTACGTTCACGTTCCCCCACCGGAGCCCGTCGAACAGAGAGCCCCACGTATCCCTGCGGTCGCTCCTCCCCAGAAACACTACAAGATCATCTTCATCAAGGCCCCGACTCCCCCGACCCCAGTGGCGCCCATCATCCCCGTGCAGCCTCAGAACGAAGAGAAAACCCTCGTGTACGTCTTGGTCAAGAAGCCCGAAGAGCAACCAGACATCGTTATCCCCACCCCAGCTCCTACTCAGCCATCCAAACCCGAAGTCTACTTCATCAAGTACCAGACTCAGAAGGAATCTGGTGGCGCTATCGGTGGCGGTGCTATCGGTGGTGGATCTATCGGCGGCGGTGATCTCGGTGGTATCGCTCTCGGCGCAGGCTCTGCGGTGGGCGGCGGCGCTGGCGGCCACGGTGGCGATGACATCGGTGCTGACTTCGGCGCCAGCGGCGGCGACAGCGGCTCCGAGGGTGCCCACGGTGGTGCTACGAGCACGCAGTACGGCCCACCCGGACACGTTGCGGGTCCTCTTCATTGA